Proteins encoded within one genomic window of Komagataella phaffii GS115 chromosome 3, complete sequence:
- a CDS encoding Essential protein possibly involved in secretion: MARKTLAETLAELSQPASGDFDIEDQEGGAVLDYGDNSSFGSESEEDKSNHYVKVGKSRIRENAVKLGGQYEGKKSSRADVFGDEDDEEEDDEDVEHSETEDALSVSGSESESDEKNSDQSQGDSESEEESNSGEDLDYKRSKLQQLISSERKTIVNQLSTSNKQDALKGFAVLNQQKQYDQLVDLRIKLQKGLVASNGLPINKEYYEQNKAPKSSKHLDKLQDKLYNLLDVTLELRGKLLNKSKIVSQEFPPIPSKKRSLQHYLEESSKLDNIVNEYRRNVLVKWSQKVQNASGATALSSSKFKAINQDSSTQVDNYLADMDRLIKRTRLNRRSVVPLGYTETEEVVDDDELIDNDKDNNETKYFSNIDRSLKENKYIYDDDDFYRVLLNDLVDKKVSDTQKLTSTSTVITFSKSKLHKSYERKATKGRKLRYTVQDPLLNFEASNPHAYKWNDYQIDEFFASLFGQKVNMNEDEHNEEVQGESEGEDILKDDIKLFG; encoded by the coding sequence ATGGCTAGAAAGACATTGGCTGAAACATTGGCAGAATTGTCTCAACCAGCGTCTGGAGATTTTGATATAGAAGACCAAGAAGGAGGAGCAGTACTTGACTATGGAGATAATAGTTCTTTTGGCTCCGAGAGTGAAGAGGATAAAAGTAACCACTATGTTAAAGTTGGCAAGTCAAGGATAAGAGAGAACGCAGTTAAATTGGGAGGACAATACGAGGGAAAAAAGAGTAGTAGAGCCGATGTTTTTGGAGACGAGGACGATGAGGAGGAGGACGATGAGGATGTTGAACATTCGGAAACTGAAGATGCACTTTCGGTTTCAGGATCAGAGTCCGAATCggatgaaaaaaatagtGATCAAAGCCAAGGTGATTCTGAgagtgaagaagaatctaACTCAGGTGAAGATCTAGACTACAAGAGATCAAAACTACAGCAACTTATAAGCTCCGAAAGGAAAACCATTGTAAACCAATTATCAACTTCCAATAAACAAGATGCACTGAAAGGGTTTGCAGTGTTGAATCAGCAGAAACAGTATGATCAATTGGTTGACCTCAGAATAAAATTACAGAAAGGATTAGTAGCATCGAATGGTCTACCCATTAACAAAGAATATTACGAACAGAATAAAGCACCAAAGTCTTCCAAACACCTGGATAAGCTACAAGATAAACTATACAATTTATTGGATGTCACTTTAGAACTGAGAGGCAAGCTATTAAACAAAAGCAAGATTGTGAGCCAAGAGTTTCCCCCTATTCCAAGTAAGAAACGTAGTTTACAGCATTATTTGGAGGAatcttccaagttggatAACATAGTTAATGAATATAGAAGGAACGTCCTCGTTAAATGGTCTCAAAAAGTCCAAAATGCTTCCGGAGCAACTGCTTTGAGCTCATCCAAATTCAAGGCTATTAACCAAGATAGTTCGACTCAAGTGGACAACTATTTGGCAGACATGGATAGATTAATCAAAAGAACCAGACTCAACAGAAGAAGCGTAGTGCCATTAGGATACACCGAGACAGAAGAAGTAgtagatgatgatgaattgaTCGACAACGATAAAGATAACAATGAGACCAAATACTTCAGCAACATTGACCgatctttgaaggaaaacaaaTATATCtatgatgatgacgatttCTATAGAGTTCTTCTGAACGATCTAGTCGATAAGAAAGTTTCTGATACACAGAAGCTGACATCTACATCAACTGTTATTACATTTTCGAAATCCAAATTGCATAAAAGttatgaaagaaaagcgACTAAGGGTCGTAAGCTGAGGTATACAGTTCAAGATCCATTATTGAATTTTGAAGCCTCCAACCCACATGCCTACAAGTGGAACGACTACCAAATTGACGAGTTTTTTGCGTCATTATTTGGGCAAAAGGTCAACATGAACGAGGATGAGCATAACGAAGAGGTACAAGGTGAATCAGAAGGAGAGGACATTTTGAAGgatgatatcaaactgTTTGGATAA